One Dermatophagoides farinae isolate YC_2012a chromosome 1, ASM2471394v1, whole genome shotgun sequence genomic region harbors:
- the PDZ-GEF gene encoding PDZ domain-containing guanine nucleotide exchange factor, translating into MSSIEMCHQSGSTASPVDSSNPNRHHHQHHNHSSFDLEGLEESLVDNNEDDDDDDDDNFLLMDTMIISNHHRGMNDSSMIQPMTTTATNGPMTGTYSPGIIFDHNLYLIREALIRDSNSRTEDDIEIIVRFLSIINSNHDHMTRRRLAPHFVLAEIEARDTRVLTHGEKLDAYCIVAAGSLRHVLPCEDDGLIMQQQDLQETSVDDDNYMMSMPTASSTSTTDTTNSYLPHHQQPNNNPQVESSSNVAQITTNGSSTSNPNLHHHHHHHHHQHHHHHHQNTRYLHVGDEFGAHLDDRVVYGEIFTNEDFVWVLCVPHVIFDQICGEKTFKTIRDEVTGNIIEMRANCLLPPPPSLSSGVATSNNQQQPKLADDINSLGSTNLTASDLSLSQQSDANKSSHFELLNTEDFITDINVSGSATAVVKSSAHCSNNTVTPPDQPQPKTPPTSSKSLLKQQQLSKTTVIGDTTNELIRATKERLYELLLMSDPNEIFIEDFLLTFRIWSEKDLHPSKDLKIMADLMRRICECIISNNQLVENCVRIVLIWLVNHYQDFQNENRYLLDEFENALKENSVHKSQLRLFYMHLSAKSFERQVTVTRSDRNAPLIFSLIGGYECSARLFIGEILLNNNNSASPIQSPSSSATTTLSNIDLRPGDRVISINGVDCHVMPIARAYELCRSSTHLSLQVKYDPHLFYALIEGRHETKRQIVETFPLTNRLSTSTTTSSSSSSSTSSGFGSSSSTSLSSINSSQNPLLTTTKDGKKEKEGWKLKVRSLVSSTTNQLISSTTNMLHNNSSTSISNNNNNMNQSNHNQSSTSLSLNSNTGTGNGNGSSSATHPRILSYEIPEIIKIYSFEHNDCCFLPIHSSTTVRECIQLALRQFKYSNNYSSRDFALYEYSVIFNNNGNSTNGCVVGDENAAVNNSSTVVKRLNDGTNDLVANLGLNSRLYLKLVSQPKDSSHVGEPMTDSDIAKEIIKDSSINSLLTLKGYAIARELTARDFRLFCKIEAQQFVYDLAFNDPNSSSSNHKNNGEPNIIFDRTRDLQEFERKTNEEMFWTINQVLGEKRSISKRVKAIKQLIRIATLAMKLNNYNTLFAILSGLMHLSVSRLKSCWDKVPTKHLKQLQKLQQLMDPSRNFYNFRQQLMQKLREDNGASIIIPFFPLVKKDLSFIWLANQTYINSAPEPQTPSSQDSNKSTKEILLLVNWEKMRLLSEKIREIQKMANTTSLALAAINGLNNSNTSSSSTSNLAQSTIATNEPIDPNLLFRIFADQLSTSEYKSSSDHKKLWENQRMTKRVQSFLDESFSSISSDEHELMSRSYSCELPQTPNSSSLAATTRSSIASTMSSNSQLSHPSPTPSSASSSSNSLSMNSDGTPHGPNNNHSLLYRPHRPKFGQTSPKQLRKLLALSDGAVIVPHSSNQSGTGASGQSGGGGGGGSHHHHHHHHNTPTTASNHTNNASHNHHHHHPQQLSNNSMYNNSGGNNNSQRISSHHQYHHHGSSSNLMDINVGGSNSTLSSSTSSNYYYGGSHHHHHNHYSSITLMSMHQHYGNGPANHHAPHPSSSMSNTKTTHPISMINSPYSNSMCCSTGGPPSIPCCSSGSPSLYPNQLYCPCCTPPPNALMRPSMIMMMPPPQTSGLMHPTCPCVTSNTTITTRQSSRGRQSNTLPPKQSLPVESSSVTSLRRLDQYQMPRGRGPSVNAPQSSNSSSTGKQTGRRPQCPDYDTTMQRICGGSSSLVTTNGSLVGPNGPQTSQSTCSKPTVATVKHHRQASHHREDIV; encoded by the exons atgtctTCGATAGAAATGTGCCATCAATCTGGTTCGACGGCTTCGCCCGTTGATAGTTCAAATCccaatcgtcatcatcatcaacatcataatcattccTCATTCGACCTCGAAG GTCTTGAAGAGTCTCTCGTTGATAAcaacgaagatgatgatgatgatgatgatgataattttttattgatggaCACGATGATCAttagtaatcatcatcgtggaatgaatgattccTCAATGATTCAACCAATGACAACGACGGCAACCAACGGACCTATGACCGGAACATATTCACCGGGAATAATATTCGATCATAATCTATACCTTATACGTGAAGCATTGATACGTGATTCGAATAGCCGTACTGAAGATGATATTGAGATTATTGTCCGTTTTTTATCcataatcaattcaaatcatgatcatatgaCCCGTAGGCGATTGGCACCACATTTTGTTCTAGCCGAAATCGAAGCTCGTGATACTCGTGTATTAACACATGGTGAAAAATTGGATGCCTACTGTATAGTTGCTGCTGGATCATTACGACATGTACTTCCATGTGAAGATGATGGCCTAATAATGCAACAACAAGACCTACAGGAAACCTCAGtagatgatgacaattataTGATGTCTATGCCTACGGCGTCATCTACATCGACCACAGATACGACAAACAGTTATTtacctcatcatcaacagccaaataataatccacAAGTTGAATCCTCATCAAATGTAGCACAAATAACGACGAATGGATCATCGACTTCGAATCCTaatctccatcatcatcatcatcatcaccaccaccagcaccatcatcatcatcatcaaaatactCGTTACCTACatgttggtgatgaattTGGTGCACATCTCGATGATCGTGTTGTCTACGGAGAGATATTCACAAATGAAGATTTTGTCTGGGTTTTATGCGTACCTCATGTTATCTTTGATCAG ATATGTGGCGAAAAGACATTCAAAACGATACGCGATGAAGTTACAGGTAATATAATTGAAATGCGTGCCAATTGTCTgttgccaccaccaccatctcTATCGTCTGGTGTTGCTACTagtaataatcaacaacagccaaaATTAGCCGATGATATTAATTCACTTGGATCGACAAATTTGACGGCCAGCGATTTAAGTTTATCACAACAAAGTGATGCCAATAAGTCGTCacattttgaattattaaatACGGAAGATTTCATCACGGATATAAATGTCTCAGGTTCGGCTACGGCGGTAGTGAAAAGCTCAGCTCATTGTTCAAACAATACGGTCACACCGCCAGATCAGCCGCAGCCTAAAAcaccaccaacatcatcaaaaagtcttttaaaacaacaacaattatcgaAAACAACGGTCATTGGCGACACTACAAACGAATTAATTCGTGCAACTAAAGAACGTCTTTACGAACTATTACTCATGTCCGACcctaatgaaatttttattgaagaTTTTCTACTCACATTTCGAATATGGTCCGAAAAGGATCTGCATCCATCCaaagatttgaaaattatggCCGATCTAATGCGCCGGATTTGTGAATGtattatttcaaataatcaacTTGTAGAAAATTGTGTTAGAATAGTATTGATATGGTTGGTCAATCATTACCaggattttcaaaatgaaaatcgataTTTATTGGATGAGTTTGAAAATgctttgaaagaaaattctgtACATAAATCTCAATTACGACTTTTCTACATGCATTTATCGGCCAAATCATTTGAACGACAAGTGACCGTTACTCGTAGTGATCGTAATGCACCGTTAATTTTCTCATTGATTGGTGGCTATGAATGTTCTGCCAGACTTTTTATCGGTGAAATATTGctcaataacaataatagtGCGAGTCCCATTCaatctccatcatcatctgcaaCAACCACACTATCCAATATCGACCTTAGGCCGGGTGACCGTGTCATATCGATCAATGGTGTTGATTGTCATGTGATGCCCATCGCAAGAGCATATGAACTTTGTCGTTCATCTACTCATTTATCATTGCAAGTTAAATATGATCCTCATTTGTTCTATGCATTGATCGAAG GACGTCATGAAACGAAAAGACAAATTGTCGAAACGTTTCCGTTAACAAATCGATtgtcaacatcaacaacgacatcatcatcatcatcgtcatccaCATCCTCAGGATTCGgtagttcatcatcaacatcattgtcCAGCATAAATTCAAGTCAAAACCCGttgttgacaacaacaaaagatggtaaaaaagaaaaagaaggcTGGAAACTGAAAGTTCGTTCACTTGtatcatcaacgacaaatCAGTTGATATCATCTACAACAAACATGTTGCATAATAATTCATCTACATCCATATcgaataacaataacaatatgaatcaatcaaaccataatcaatcatcaacaagtttatcattgaattctaATACGGGGACTGGTAATGGCAATGGTTCTTCTTCGGCAACTCATCCTCGAATATTGTCTTATGAAATACCggaaataattaaaatttattcatttgaacatAATGATTGCTGTTTTCTACCGATACATTCGTCTACAACTGTTCGTGAATGTATACAATTAGCATTGCGGCAATttaaatattcaaacaattaTTCAAGTCGTGATTTCGCTTTATATGAATATTCAGtcatattcaataataatggaaacaGTACAAATGGCTGTGTTGTCGGTGATGAAAATGCTGCTGTCAATAATAGTTCAACTGTGGTCAAACGATTGAATGATGGAACGAATGATTTAGTCGCTAATCTTGGTCTAAACTCTCGACTTTATCTAAAGCTTGTTTCACAACCAAAAGATTCTAGCCATGTTGGTGAACCAATGACCGATTCTGATATTGCCAAAGAAATTATCAAagattcatcaatcaattcccTCTTGACTTTGAAAGGTTATGCTATTGCTCGTGAATTAACTGCCCGtgattttcgtttgttttgcaAGATCGAAGCTCAACAATTTGTATATGATTTAGCATTCAATGATCCAAATTCAAGTAGTtcaaatcataaaaataatggagAACCtaatattatttttgatcGAACACGTGACCTGCAAGAATTCGAACGAAAAACTAATGAGGAGATGTTTTGGACAATCAATCAGGTCCTAGGCGAAAAAAGATCTATATCAAAACGAGTGAAAGCGATAAAACAATTGATTAGAATAGCAACATTAGctatgaaattgaataattataataCATTGTTTGCCATACTTAGTGGTTTAATGCATTTATCTGTGTCACGATTAAAAAGTTGTTGGGATAAAGTGCCAACAAAACATCTGAAACAACTTCAAAAGTTGCAACAACTTATGGATCCATCTAGGAATTTCTATAATTTCCGTCAACAATTAATGCAAAAATTGCGTGAAGATAATGGTGCATCGATAATCATTCCATTCTTTCCGTTGGTAAAAAAAGATCTAAGTTTTATTTGGCTTGCCAATCAAACTTATATAAATTCTGCACCGGAGCCACAAACTCCATCATCACAGGATTCgaataaatcaacaaaagaaatattattattagtgaaTTGGGAAAAGATGCGTCTATTATCAGAAAAGATTCGCGAAATACAGAAAATGGCCAATACAACATCTTTGGCTTTAGCTGCCATCAATGGATTAAATAACTCGAATACCTCATCGTCATCCACATCAAATTTAGCACAATCAACCATTGCTACTAATGAACCTATTGATCCAAATCTTTTATTTCGAATATTTGCCGatcaattatcaacatcggaatataaatcatcatctgatcataaaaaattatGGGAAAATCAACGTATGACTAAGCGTGTTCA ATCATTTCTCGATGAAAGTTTTTCATCGATTAGTTCGGATGAACATGAACTAATGTCTCGATCATATTCATGTGAATTACCTCAAACACCAAATTCATCAAGTCTTGCAGCAACGACACGTTCGTCGATTGCATCAACAATGTCATCGAATTCACAGCTATCACATCCATCGCCTACGCCATCATcagcttcatcatcatcgaattcatTGTCAATGAATTCTGATGGAACACCGCATggtccaaataataatcactcCCTTCTTTACCGACCACATAGGCCTAAATTTGGTCAAACATCACCCAAACAACTGCGGAAATTGTTAGCACTTTCGGACGGTGCTGTTATTGTACCACATAGTTCCAATCAATCCGGAACTGGAGCTAGCGGAcaaagtggtggtggtggtggtgggggtagtcatcatcatcaccatcatcatcataataccCCAACCACAGCATCAAATCATACCAACAATGCTagtcacaatcatcatcaccatcatccaCAACAACTTTCGAATAATTCAATGTATAATAACAGCGGTGGCAACAATAATAGCCAAAGAATATCAagccatcatcaatatcatcatcatggctcTTCATCTAATCTTATGGATATTAATGTAGGTGGCAGTAATAGTaccttatcatcatcgacatcatcaaattattattatggtggatctcatcatcatcatcataatcattatagtTCAATAACATTAATGAGCATGCATCAACATTATGGAAATGGTCCCGCAAATCATCATGCACCACACCCTTCGTCATCAATGTCAAATACCAAGACAACACATCCgatatcaatgatcaattctCCATATTCTAATAGTATGTGCTGTTCAACAGGAGGACCGCCATCCATTCCTTGTTGTAGTTCaggatcaccatcattgtaTCCGAATCAGCTATACTGTCCATGTTGTACACCTCCACCAAATGCATTGATGCGTCCAtctatgatcatgatgatgccaCCACCACAGACTTCCGGCCTAATGCATCCTACATGTCCATGTGTGACCAGCAATACAACCATTACAACGCGACAATCCAGTCGTGGCCGACAATCAAATACACTACCTCCTAAACAATCATTACctgttgaatcatcatcggtaaCCTCTTTACGACGATTAGATCAATATCAAATGCCACGTGGTCGTGGACCATCGGTTAATGctccacaatcatcaaattcatcctCCACGGGCAAACAAACTGGCCGACGTCCACAATGTCCAGATTATGATACGACCATGCAAAGAATTTGTGGAGGTAGTAGTTCACTAGTAACCACAAATGGATCATTGGTTGGACCTAATGGGCCACAAACCTCACAATCCACTTGTTCAAAACCAACCGTTGCAACGGTTAAACATCATCGTCAGGCTAGCCATCATCGTGAGGACATTGTCTGA
- the RpS20 gene encoding ribosomal protein S20 isoform X1 — protein MCLFFFLYIQNCSVFRLALFLHVFVAFDSYSKIFRMATKPEGKGDVEIQQQMNRIRVTLNSPDVKKLEKVCSDLIRAAKDHAVQVNGPVRMPTKTLRITTRKTPCGEGSKTWDRFQMRIHKRIIDLKSTSEIVKKITAIGISPGVDIEFTIANS, from the exons atgtgtctgtttttttttctatacatACAAAATTGTTCCGTTTTCCGCCTAGCTCTCTTTTTGCATGTTTTCGTTGCATTTGATTCTTATTCAAAGATTTTC AGAATGGCTACCAAACCCGAAGGTAAAGGAGATGTCGAAATTCAACAgcaaatgaatcgaattcgAGTTACACTCAACAGTCCAGATGtcaaaaaacttgaaaaag TTTGTTCCGATTTGATTCGTGCGGCTAAAGATCATGCCGTTCAGGTAAATGGACCTGTTCGTATGCCAACAAAAACGTTGCGAATAACCACACGTAAAACGCCTTGTGGTGAAGGTTCAAAAACATGGGATAGATTTCAGATGCGTATACATAAACGTATTATTGATCTGAAAAGTACATCGGAAATTGTCAAGAAAATTACCGCCATCGGTATTTCACCTGGTGTCGACATTGAATTCACTATTGCTAATTCTTAA
- the RpS20 gene encoding ribosomal protein S20 isoform X2 yields MATKPEGKGDVEIQQQMNRIRVTLNSPDVKKLEKVCSDLIRAAKDHAVQVNGPVRMPTKTLRITTRKTPCGEGSKTWDRFQMRIHKRIIDLKSTSEIVKKITAIGISPGVDIEFTIANS; encoded by the exons ATGGCTACCAAACCCGAAGGTAAAGGAGATGTCGAAATTCAACAgcaaatgaatcgaattcgAGTTACACTCAACAGTCCAGATGtcaaaaaacttgaaaaag TTTGTTCCGATTTGATTCGTGCGGCTAAAGATCATGCCGTTCAGGTAAATGGACCTGTTCGTATGCCAACAAAAACGTTGCGAATAACCACACGTAAAACGCCTTGTGGTGAAGGTTCAAAAACATGGGATAGATTTCAGATGCGTATACATAAACGTATTATTGATCTGAAAAGTACATCGGAAATTGTCAAGAAAATTACCGCCATCGGTATTTCACCTGGTGTCGACATTGAATTCACTATTGCTAATTCTTAA